From a single Pseudophryne corroboree isolate aPseCor3 chromosome 6, aPseCor3.hap2, whole genome shotgun sequence genomic region:
- the TMED9 gene encoding transmembrane emp24 domain-containing protein 9 gives MAGAWFLLSLAACVGPAASLYFHIGETEKKCFIEEIPDETMVIGNYRTQLYDKQREEYLPATPGLGMFVEVKDPDDKVILSRQYGSEGRFTFTSHTPGEHQICLHSNSTKFALFAGGMLRVHLDIQVGEHANDYAQIAAKDKLSELQLRVRQLIEQVEQIQKEQNYQRWREERFRQTSESTNQRVLWWSIAQTFILVSIGVWQMRHLKSFFEAKKLV, from the exons ATGGCTGGCGCCTGGTTCCTGCTGTCTCTCGCCGCCTGCGTGGGCCCGGCCGCCTCCCTGTATTTCCACATCGGGGAGACTGAGAAGAAGTGTTTCATTGAGGAAATTCCCGATGAGACCATGGTGATAG GTAACTACCGCACCCAGTTGTATGACAAGCAGAGGGAAGAGTATTTGCCTGCTACACCTGGGCTTGGCATGTTTGTGGAAGTGAAGGATCCAGATGATAAA GTCATCCTCTCCCGGCAGTATGGCTCAGAGGGCCGATTCACCTTCACATCGCACACCCCTGGAGAGCACCAGATATGCCTGCATTCTAACTCTACCAAATTTGCTCTCTTTGCTGGTGGCATGTTG AGGGTTCACCTTGATATTCAGGTTGGGGAACATGCCAATGATTATGCCCAGATCGCTGCCAAGGACAAACTGAGTGAGCTACAGCTTCGTGTACGACAACTGATAGAACAAGTGGAACAGATTCAAAAGGAACAAAATTACCAGAGA TGGAGAGAAGAGAGGTTCCGTCAGACTAGCGAGAGCACCAATCAGCGTGTCCTGTGGTGGTCCATTGCTCAGACTTTCATACTTGTGTCCATTGGAGTCTGGCAGATGAGGCATCTTAAGAGTTTCTTTGAAGCAAAAAAACTGGTGTAG